One Glycine soja cultivar W05 chromosome 7, ASM419377v2, whole genome shotgun sequence genomic window, GTTGTTTAAAGAATCAGATAAAAACTAATTCAACCAATTAAAGTTGTTTTATTGGTGACAAGTAAAAACCTAATGCCAAGTTACAAAAGCCAACATAAAAAATCTCGGACGATTAAttagagaaagaaattaaattaataacaaagaatgtattaaaataataaattaaagtgtatattatatattaacatttttcaagaatcaagttgagtgcatagtatttttaattaattagtaatataaaaatatttacaccgAAAATATATGactattaaattttagttaaaaaaaataatactaattaatagtattacataaaatttcaaaataaaaaaaaagttttctttaaaaGTGTTTGGTCAAAAGCAACGGGATAGTATCTTAATACCTTTACGTTAGGGAGTAGAATTAAACcataaacatattaaaaaaaatataattgaagaataaaaattgtacaaatataaataaacatgtgcatttttataaataaatacataaataaacatTCGTATAGAtagacatatataatatcataataattgaagaataaaaattacacaattacaAAATAAACATGTGTACAAGTAGACGTATATAATATCACTATACTAAAGATAGCTACTCTGGCTACACAcgcatttgttaaaaaaaaaaaaacttttggcacatgtgttcatattttatttaaacaataacattaaaacaattttaataattattatctaaAAAGTAGTACCAAATACAGTATAAAATATTTGCAATCACTTAAAACTGATGAGAATTGTTTTTAATACATCTTAATCAATGTGCTTGAGATCACGATTACTTATAATTAGATACTAAAAAAGTAGTGTATATAACCGCGGGGTGGCTTATGTGAAAAATCACGTAAATATCTACATTGGTTCAACACGAAAATGGAAGCTTGTCCACAagtaaaatacttttttctagcagtgaataaaaaaataaaaaggaaaaagaaagcacaGCACAGAAAGGAACATTGAcgaatgatgataatgatggtACCTTTTCTATATCAACTCAAATTTGGTTTCCCACTATAGTACAGCAAATGCCAAAAGCCAAGTTAATTCCCTTTCTCCACTcttcacaaacacaaacacaaacacacgtATTCTCTTGCAAAACTAAGAATGAAGGAGGAGTTGGTGGTTGAAGAAGGGTACCTTTTCAAAGAAGAGACTCACTTCACAGTGCTCAAAACCTCTCTCTTCTTCAACGGTGATGGCTTCGCTGTCTACGATTGCAAAGGCCAACTCGTTTTCCGCTTCGACTCCTACGGTCCCCGCGCGCGTGACAAGGACGAGCTCGTTCTCATGGATCCCCATGGCCGTTCTCTTCTCACTCTCCGCCGAAAGGTaccattttctcttctttgtacGAGGTAACATGTACTAGGATTCATCTATGCCTAATTGCCTATTATTCCTTTTCAATTGCCAGAAACCGAGTCTTCATCAACGCTGGGAAGGCTTCAAAGGGGAGAGAACGGAGGGTCATAAACCCATTTTCAGCGTCAAGAGATCGTCGATCATCGGACGGTCGAGGACCAGCGTGGCGGTGGAGGTGTACGATAGCCCCGGTGTGGAGTACCTCATCGAAGGTTGCTTCCCGCAGCGCTGCTGCAAGGTTTTCAATGCCGCTAAGGAACTTGTGGCTGAGATTCGTCGCAAAGTGGACCCCACCACCAGCGTTATGCTCGGGAAGGAAGTCTTTTGGCTCTGCGTGAAGCCTGGTTTCGATGCGGCCTTTGCCATGGGATTGGTATTGGTACTTGATCAGATCAACGGTGAGAATTACTTTGATGATAGAATCTTGGAGCCCTCGGTGCACCCTGCTGCAGAAGATCTGGGATTTGTTTCACCGGTTCCAGTTTGAGATTATCAGATTTGTCTTGTTTTCTGATTCTGACGTTTTACTCACTGATCGTTGGAGTGTTCCCTCTCAAAGGGTTTTCTTTCTCTctgcccttttttttttatggctcATCtcgtttttttttgtaaaaaaaaaaaataatgatgatgTTCTGGATCATAATCACTATGCGATCTTGTACATTCTATATGCATTGAAAGTTAAAGATAAACTTATCTTAATTTCCCATGCTTGCTTGATTTGctctttaattttatcattggcTGAATGGATACTTTCAGTTAAATGGTCGATGCTGTACAATAATACCTTCCAAACCTAAGTATATGGTTCAATTAAATGATGTGCCTTTTACCATTTTCACAACAATTTGCTAGCATCTTAAATTTAGATCATATGTCAGGGAATTTGTGAATGGTACGTGACAGACTGGCTATTTCTAACCATTAGCAGTTTAAGACAATTTGTGAAATGTTTGCTATTTCGATTGATTGAAACTATAGGGCAGCGTGTTTGTTGTGACGGACTAGCTATTTTTCACTGTtgacattttaataaaataaataacatttctGAATTGTTTGCTATTTTGATTGCTATATATTTCTCACTATCAGGGAATACGTTTATAACAGCTCAAACATATTGATCAACCAATTATATATGTTGGATGGCCTAATAAataagcattttttattttgtcattgtattatttttttttagcttttcatttataattttgagtCCTTGTCATGATATtcctataaaatatttataggaATTTTAGTCCTTTCACTATCTACTATTCGAGAAAGCAAAGGGGTATTAGCATTCTAAGCACACCGACATCTTGGACTTGAAAAGCATTTATTTTCTAACATTTAGCTTTTCTATTTCACCTATTTTTGCTTCAAACTTAAACTATATATTACTTATGcataagtaaaattatttcttgTCCCCAAGcatcaacaataataaaacaaCTGAATTTAGTTTTTGACCTTATTTCCAATATAAtcgtatatatattaatattgagaAAAATGGGCAAAATTGTTTTTCATGTTTTGGTTTGTAAGAAttgaatcaaataataaaacaacTCTGAATTTAGTTTGCGACCTTATTTCCaatataatttgtatatatacTATTCTTGAGAAAAATGGGCAAaattgtttttcatcttttggttTGTAATGAGTTAAGCGATGGATAATATAAGGGCGACTTATTTGGCTCTggtcaaaggaaaaaaagaaaaagaaaaaacctcTACATATGTACGTAGAAATGCAATATATGAGCAAATACAAAGTCAAAATCTGAATAGAAGAAAAATGCATACTGTACTtaacatacataaaaaaaaaaaagttgccaGTTTTTAAGCTCTATATCTTACATGGTTACGAGAGCAAAAGAGAACCAATAAGCATTCATTGAATTAATCATGTAATATGTAGGAgcaatcttaaaaaaaagtaactaaGTAAAATTTATGGACGAGgggattaccaatatatttgaGGCTGTGTATTAATGAATTATATATTGAGTTTTATTTCACATTACTGAAAACTTTTAAATCATTGTAGTATCGACTTTTCCTGCTGTgtaagtattaattattttcttctacTCCTTTTATATCTGAATTATGTTTGACCACCAGCTTTCAAATAAAGTGCCGACCTAACTCAAAATATATTCGTTATGTGAGTAAGAATCTTATTCtctcaattcatgcattcttaCTCACATAACGAATAAATTCTGTGGAGATGATATTAGGAGGGCAGATAGTATGGTCGATCTTTCCTCCTCTATGACCAATAAACTGCAGAATAATTTGTTCGTAACATGCCCCAAGAAaggtaagaaataaaaaattacaagtagAAAAGGCAAGAACCTTAGCCGTATACTACTTCACATGTCCAccgttatatatataattgaattccCGTTTCAACAGTCTTATTACTTTTGTGTAATTTGGAATAAAGAAAGCTACACATCTAGCTAGGTTAATAGACCAACCATATACGTACACACAAAATAATGCAATCAAATTAAAGAGAAGATCAAAGTGGTGTGAGAATCTGCAGAAGCAGAACTGTAAAGGGAGCTATTCAAATTCCTGTTCATATATCACTATTAACAAATGAAATATTTGTCCACTTGTCGGCAAGCGCGTATACAGAGTGAACCACCCCATcgttaattattaattcaagGATCGATATTCATATCATGCATGCATATATAGTCATATATATCCCATTTTGCCTTTGACCAGCTTAAACATGTGCGTAGTATAaaacgataaaaaaaatcatgtatcaatATTAATGTAtgcttatatatttattattcctATATTCAACTAATTCTATGTACATTTAAGAAGAAGTattataattaatcatttttcttataaatatatataacatttactATTGGTTGGTATTACTAAATTAAtacatttgtaatttttaatgtaatgatATCGTACGGTAGAATTAGAGAAAAGCAAAAACGTGCATCAAAATATAACTTCGacttttttatatgattataatagtattaattaaggatgtatatataaacttgaagatttttttttatattttcccttTTAGTATACTACTTTCGACCAACGTTTTGCCTAGGAAATTGACATGATATATTTGaacaaatattagaaaaaaataaagttatgaaaatgtagttaattaaatttactattttattgtATGATAATGCTTCATTAAAGTAAATTCAGATGATATGTGTCCCTGCTAATCTAATCCCGCACTCAGATGCAAAATACGCAAGAAGAAAAACGCTGCTAATCAACAACgatatttatcttcttttttttctattacaagGAAGATAACCACTTTTAGGCCAGAGGACGGAACCATTTGTTAGGACCATATTAACTCCTCTTTTCTGAAAGTTAAGTTTTAAATTCAAGAACCATATTCTTACGAGGACCATATTTTGCTGTAGGTTTGTAATAAAGACACTTATACATGCTAAAGCAAAGATAGAAGACAAAAAGTGCATGAGATCATTGGATGCGAAGTATATGAATACATATTCATGCACTAAATGTTCTGATATACGACATAGCTCAAAAACTTATGTCATTCTCAGTGGGTTAAGGTGTAGTTGGTTGTCAAGTTTACCTCTTATGATACTATAAGGAATTCTCGATCGGTGGGTTACATAGATAGTAAGCAGGGTTAGCTGAGAATTAgtgtatatttgttttattgttacaaATAAACTTTTAGGATAAAATGAAGTTTACAAAAgtattcagatttttttttttgttgtaaaattGAGTTTGTGGACCATTAGATTTTTCTTAGAATTCATACACCACATTTTTAACAGAAATCCAAATCTTAGTTAGAAGAGTTAACTTGATTTTGACAGTTTGCCTACTAATTGAGCAATATATCTAGTCTATTTTTTATATGGTGTGGCAATTAATTAGTCGATGATAATGCACAAGCTAATTGGACCATTAGCTTGCCAAAAATTAATCAATGTCCGAACACGTACACTCCTTATTATTTAGTTAAAAGTTGAAATAATATATGTAGCGTGTTTATCATATAATctatatatttgaaataatatacatctcttaagaaaattattaattagataaattactataataaaataatttaatttgacaaaattatccttattaaagatttaaaatgtttttaataactttctcatttattatttaataataataataataatattttttccacttattttattataataattagtgtaattaatattttataagaaacatTCATTATCTttagtatatatacatatataattacattttgtattttatatttctcaACACACCGTTTATTGTGGAAATTACGAACAGCGTGACTGTGTGTAATTGCTATTTATGAAATGAGTCTTGCAAATATTGTTTAATGGCAAACACTCATATAGTGCTTGCAGTTTGCGAACACTCTACATAACTTGATTTTTCAGATacaataaatgaatatatattaattgtttctttattttattttaaacgtGAAATAGTGTAGCAATATATTTTCATGGTGACCAGACCCTCCaaagagaagataaaaagaGAATAATTTTGCCTCACATTTTTAATGTTCATGGGATTTGAGTGCTTCTAGTTCAGAATGTCCATAACTAGAGTATTTTTATTGGGCCATAAATTAGAATGTCGTAGTAGTGGGCTTGCTGCCCAATTTGATGAAGAAGAGGCAAACAAAATGAGTTAAACAAACAGTCACTTGGTCAatccataaatattatttatttaatcaaaacGATCATCGTTTGATT contains:
- the LOC114418102 gene encoding protein LURP-one-related 5-like, with amino-acid sequence MKEELVVEEGYLFKEETHFTVLKTSLFFNGDGFAVYDCKGQLVFRFDSYGPRARDKDELVLMDPHGRSLLTLRRKKPSLHQRWEGFKGERTEGHKPIFSVKRSSIIGRSRTSVAVEVYDSPGVEYLIEGCFPQRCCKVFNAAKELVAEIRRKVDPTTSVMLGKEVFWLCVKPGFDAAFAMGLVLVLDQINGENYFDDRILEPSVHPAAEDLGFVSPVPV